One genomic region from SAR92 clade bacterium H455 encodes:
- a CDS encoding ATP synthase subunit I, translated as MTTISLPAVKKVALYQLALLLPASAALLGWNRVTAYSVLLGGLIQILPQAWFARQAFRFAGARRVQSIVSAMYWGETGKVVLSAVLFTATFLMVNPLYVGALFSGFVAMILVQWFWVFKILKPEAQVK; from the coding sequence ATGACGACCATTTCATTACCAGCCGTTAAGAAAGTTGCGCTCTATCAGTTAGCTCTATTGCTTCCTGCTTCAGCAGCGCTATTGGGGTGGAACAGGGTGACGGCCTATTCGGTGCTGCTTGGCGGTTTAATCCAGATTCTTCCGCAAGCTTGGTTTGCTCGACAGGCCTTTAGATTTGCAGGTGCTAGACGAGTGCAGTCGATTGTCAGTGCGATGTACTGGGGAGAGACGGGAAAAGTGGTTTTATCCGCCGTACTGTTTACCGCGACCTTTCTAATGGTCAACCCACTTTACGTCGGTGCGCTGTTCAGTGGTTTTGTAGCAATGATTTTGGTGCAGTGGTTTTGGGTTTTTAAAATCTTAAAGCCCGAGGCACAAGTTAAGTAA
- the atpB gene encoding F0F1 ATP synthase subunit A codes for MAGENPASTTEYIQHHLQNLVYGKHPDTGWGFAHSSQEAMDMGFWAIHVDSMAWSIGLGSLFCWMFLRAAKKAHTGVPAGWLNFVEMIVEFIDGQVKDSFHGRNKMVAPLALTVFVWIFLMNLMDLLPVDLIPSLLALTGVHFQKVVPSTDPNVTLGMALAVFILMVYYSFKIKGTGFVKELTMHPFNHWAFIPINLFMETVGLLAKPFSLGLRLFGNMYAGEMIFILIATMFAAGAGAGLVSGGLHAQLFGDETSALFWLVIFVLVVGVCWLNLKGKVSTGKTVLLCMAFMAIGGGVFALGGGLMQWGWAVFHILVITLQAFIFMVLTVVYLSMAHEDH; via the coding sequence ATGGCAGGCGAAAACCCCGCAAGCACGACTGAGTATATTCAGCATCACCTCCAAAACCTGGTTTACGGGAAGCATCCCGACACCGGCTGGGGCTTTGCACACAGTTCTCAAGAAGCTATGGATATGGGCTTCTGGGCAATTCATGTGGATTCCATGGCCTGGTCAATCGGTTTGGGTTCGCTGTTTTGCTGGATGTTCTTACGCGCTGCGAAAAAGGCTCACACCGGCGTTCCCGCTGGCTGGTTAAATTTTGTCGAAATGATTGTTGAGTTTATCGATGGTCAGGTAAAAGATAGTTTTCATGGCCGCAACAAAATGGTCGCGCCACTGGCACTGACCGTATTTGTCTGGATCTTCCTGATGAACCTGATGGATCTGCTACCGGTTGATTTAATTCCATCGCTGTTGGCCCTGACCGGTGTGCACTTCCAGAAAGTTGTGCCCTCGACAGACCCCAACGTAACTCTGGGAATGGCGCTGGCTGTGTTTATTCTCATGGTTTACTACTCCTTTAAAATTAAGGGCACCGGCTTTGTTAAAGAGCTGACTATGCACCCTTTTAATCACTGGGCATTTATTCCGATTAACCTGTTTATGGAAACCGTTGGCCTGCTGGCAAAACCGTTTTCGCTGGGTCTTCGACTGTTCGGCAACATGTATGCCGGTGAAATGATCTTTATCCTGATCGCGACTATGTTCGCGGCGGGCGCAGGCGCTGGACTTGTATCTGGTGGGCTGCACGCACAACTCTTTGGCGACGAAACCAGCGCCTTATTTTGGTTAGTGATCTTTGTTTTGGTCGTTGGCGTATGCTGGTTAAATCTCAAGGGGAAAGTATCTACGGGTAAAACAGTCTTGCTGTGTATGGCGTTTATGGCCATCGGCGGCGGTGTGTTTGCTCTGGGTGGAGGGTTAATGCAATGGGGCTGGGCGGTATTCCATATTCTGGTCATTACCCTGCAAGCATTTATTTTCATGGTTCTTACTGTCGTCTATCTAAGCATGGCGCATGAAGACCACTAA
- the atpE gene encoding F0F1 ATP synthase subunit C, with amino-acid sequence MELVIIAAAIMLGLGALGAAVGMGLLGGKLIEATARQPELGPMLQGKMFLLAGLIDAVPIIGVGIAMYLIFVVAPGVGA; translated from the coding sequence ATGGAACTAGTAATCATTGCTGCGGCAATTATGCTCGGATTGGGCGCGTTGGGAGCGGCTGTTGGTATGGGTTTGTTGGGCGGAAAGTTGATCGAAGCTACAGCTCGTCAGCCAGAGCTCGGCCCAATGTTGCAAGGTAAAATGTTCCTGCTCGCTGGTCTGATCGATGCTGTGCCTATTATTGGTGTTGGTATCGCGATGTACTTGATCTTTGTTGTTGCTCCAGGTGTTGGCGCGTAA
- a CDS encoding F0F1 ATP synthase subunit B, with protein MNINLTLFGQMVTFAFFVWFCMKFVWPVIIESMEERQKKIADGLDAADRALRDLELAQNKATDQMKEAKQEAAGIVDQANKRANQIVDEAKVQARTEGDRLKVAAEAEIEQEINRAKEELRTAVAGLALAGAEKVLEASIDDKANRALVDNLAAQL; from the coding sequence GTGAATATTAATCTAACGCTTTTTGGCCAAATGGTAACCTTTGCATTCTTCGTGTGGTTCTGCATGAAGTTTGTCTGGCCGGTTATTATTGAGTCAATGGAAGAGCGACAGAAGAAAATCGCCGATGGTCTTGATGCGGCTGATCGTGCTCTACGTGATCTTGAGTTGGCGCAAAACAAAGCCACGGATCAGATGAAAGAAGCCAAGCAGGAAGCTGCTGGCATCGTTGATCAAGCGAACAAGCGCGCGAATCAGATCGTTGATGAAGCCAAGGTTCAGGCGCGCACCGAAGGCGACCGCCTGAAAGTCGCTGCCGAAGCTGAGATTGAGCAAGAGATCAATCGCGCTAAAGAAGAGCTGCGCACTGCTGTTGCAGGTTTAGCTCTGGCTGGCGCCGAGAAAGTGCTTGAAGCGTCTATTGACGACAAGGCTAATCGCGCACTGGTTGACAACTTAGCAGCGCAGCTGTAA
- a CDS encoding F0F1 ATP synthase subunit delta: MAELSTLARPYAKAAFEFAETAGDLQGWSQSLATAGAVAQQSNVVRLLTSPSVTANEQAQALIEICGDALNDHGKNFLTVLSENRRLQLLPDISQQFDVLKANREKAVDVEVTAAHELDAEQQQKLIDALSTKLERKVNMQVRLDKSLLGGAVIRAGDTVIDGSIRGRLAKLAESLHS, encoded by the coding sequence ATGGCAGAATTAAGCACATTAGCTCGGCCCTATGCGAAAGCGGCATTTGAATTCGCCGAGACGGCGGGTGACTTGCAGGGCTGGTCGCAAAGCTTAGCGACTGCCGGTGCGGTTGCTCAGCAGTCTAATGTTGTGCGGCTGTTAACATCGCCAAGTGTTACGGCGAATGAGCAAGCGCAGGCATTAATTGAAATCTGTGGTGATGCGCTCAACGACCATGGCAAGAACTTCTTAACCGTTCTGTCTGAAAATCGTCGACTGCAACTACTGCCGGATATCTCGCAGCAATTTGATGTTTTAAAAGCTAACCGCGAAAAAGCGGTTGATGTGGAAGTGACCGCCGCCCATGAGCTCGATGCTGAACAACAGCAAAAGCTTATTGACGCGCTGAGCACCAAACTAGAACGTAAAGTAAACATGCAGGTTCGTTTAGATAAGAGCTTGCTGGGTGGTGCGGTTATACGTGCCGGGGATACCGTTATTGACGGATCCATTCGTGGCCGATTGGCCAAACTCGCCGAGTCATTACACTCCTAA
- the atpA gene encoding F0F1 ATP synthase subunit alpha — MQQLNPSEISEIIKSRIDNLNVSSEAQNEGTIVSVSDGIIRIHGLDDVMYGEMIEFDGGVYGMALNLERDSVGAVVLGDYQSLAEGQKARCTGRVLEVPVGPELEGRVVDALGNPIDGKGPVNAALTDAIEKVAPGVIERQSVDQPVQIGLKAIDAMVPIGRGQRELIIGDRQIGKTAIAVDAIINQKGSGIKCIYVAIGQKAASVAAVVRKLEEHGAMEHTIVVAATASDPAAMQFLAPFAGCSMGEYYRDRGQDALIIYDDLTKQAWAYRQISLLLKRPPGREAYPGDVFYLHSRLLERAARVNPTYVEKFTNGEVKGKTGSLTALPVIETQAGDVSAFVPTNVISITDGQIFLEADMFNAGVRPAMNAGISVSRVGGAAQTKIIKKLSGGIRTALAQYRELAAFSQFASDLDEATKAQLDHGERVTELMKQKQYSPQSIAEMGVMVYAADNGYLQAVEVSKIGDFEAALLSYMKAEHADLMTQINASGDYNDDIAAGFKAALDKFIATQTW, encoded by the coding sequence ATGCAGCAACTGAATCCATCAGAAATCAGCGAAATTATTAAGAGTCGAATCGACAATCTTAATGTTTCTTCAGAAGCCCAAAATGAGGGCACCATTGTTTCCGTATCGGACGGTATCATTCGTATTCACGGTTTAGACGACGTGATGTATGGCGAAATGATCGAATTTGATGGCGGCGTCTATGGTATGGCACTTAACCTCGAGCGTGACTCTGTCGGCGCTGTGGTTTTGGGTGACTACCAGTCACTGGCCGAAGGTCAGAAAGCCCGATGCACCGGACGTGTATTGGAGGTTCCAGTAGGTCCAGAATTGGAAGGTCGCGTAGTCGACGCCCTGGGTAACCCTATTGATGGTAAAGGTCCGGTTAACGCCGCCCTCACCGACGCAATTGAAAAAGTTGCACCTGGTGTTATTGAGCGTCAATCTGTTGATCAGCCTGTGCAAATTGGTCTGAAAGCGATTGATGCCATGGTGCCAATCGGTCGTGGTCAGCGCGAGTTGATTATTGGTGACCGCCAGATTGGTAAGACTGCTATCGCAGTTGATGCCATCATCAACCAGAAAGGCTCAGGTATTAAATGTATCTATGTAGCCATTGGTCAGAAAGCCGCTTCGGTTGCCGCAGTTGTGCGCAAACTCGAAGAGCACGGCGCCATGGAGCACACTATTGTTGTTGCTGCTACCGCATCTGATCCAGCCGCCATGCAGTTTTTGGCGCCATTTGCTGGTTGTTCAATGGGTGAGTACTACCGTGATCGCGGTCAAGACGCGTTAATTATTTATGATGATTTGACCAAGCAGGCTTGGGCCTACCGTCAAATTTCCCTACTGCTGAAACGTCCTCCCGGTCGTGAAGCCTATCCTGGTGATGTGTTCTATTTACACTCCAGACTGTTAGAGCGTGCAGCCCGAGTAAACCCAACTTACGTTGAGAAGTTCACCAATGGTGAAGTGAAAGGTAAGACTGGTTCACTAACTGCATTGCCAGTTATTGAAACACAGGCTGGTGACGTCTCCGCCTTTGTACCGACCAACGTAATTTCGATTACTGATGGTCAGATCTTCCTTGAAGCAGATATGTTTAACGCCGGCGTTCGTCCAGCGATGAACGCAGGTATCTCTGTTTCTCGTGTAGGTGGTGCAGCACAGACTAAAATCATCAAGAAACTGTCCGGTGGTATTCGTACTGCTCTGGCACAGTATCGTGAGCTGGCAGCATTTTCTCAGTTTGCCTCTGACCTCGACGAAGCGACTAAAGCCCAGTTGGATCACGGCGAACGCGTTACCGAGCTGATGAAGCAGAAGCAGTACTCGCCACAGAGTATCGCCGAGATGGGTGTCATGGTTTACGCAGCTGACAACGGTTATTTGCAAGCGGTTGAAGTGAGCAAAATTGGTGATTTTGAAGCAGCCCTACTTTCTTATATGAAAGCGGAGCACGCTGATCTGATGACCCAGAT